Proteins encoded within one genomic window of Paraburkholderia sp. HP33-1:
- a CDS encoding ATP-binding protein: MNAPSSPSLLRWPHWPRTLFARLAVILFVGLALAQSLSVWLTMTERDQTMTNIMMGYIEREVASSVALLDHLPPDERAQWLPRLARRSYEFVLGPGVPGAPVDASLSARVAQSIGDGIGTRYPLTVNAVPGDRERLQVHLKLSDGTPLTIDLRPMPGAPLSRWLPLVLTLQLLVLAACCWLAVRLATRPLNQLAVAADTLGPDLKAERLPEVGPSEVARAARAFNAMQDRIATYMTERMQILAAISHDLQTPITRMRLRVDTMDNETEAPKLRQDLQEMEALVKEGVTYARTMQGTTEVPRRIDPDALFDSLVCDYVDAGQSVSLQGHFGQSLTLRPQALRRIVGNLVDNALKFGGAAQIDIGTLHDGEATVSVLDRGPGIPAESLETVFEPFVRLEGSRNRQTGGTGLGLAIARQLALAMDATLTLHNRVGGGLEARLTLRKLRES, encoded by the coding sequence ATGAATGCGCCGTCATCACCGTCCTTGCTGCGCTGGCCGCATTGGCCGCGCACGCTGTTCGCGCGGCTTGCGGTGATCCTGTTCGTCGGGCTCGCGCTCGCGCAGTCGCTGTCGGTCTGGCTCACGATGACCGAGCGCGATCAGACGATGACCAACATCATGATGGGCTACATCGAGCGCGAGGTGGCGAGCTCGGTCGCGCTGCTCGATCATCTGCCGCCCGACGAGCGCGCGCAGTGGCTGCCGCGGCTCGCGCGCCGCAGCTACGAGTTTGTGCTCGGTCCCGGTGTGCCTGGCGCCCCGGTCGACGCGAGCCTGTCGGCGCGCGTCGCGCAATCGATCGGCGACGGGATCGGCACGCGTTATCCGTTGACCGTCAACGCGGTGCCCGGCGATCGCGAGCGTCTGCAGGTGCACCTGAAACTGAGCGACGGCACGCCGCTCACCATCGACCTGCGGCCGATGCCCGGCGCACCGTTGTCGCGCTGGCTGCCGCTCGTACTGACGTTGCAGTTGCTCGTGCTCGCCGCCTGCTGCTGGCTCGCGGTGCGGCTCGCGACGCGCCCGCTCAATCAGCTCGCCGTCGCAGCCGACACGCTTGGCCCTGACCTGAAGGCCGAGCGGTTGCCCGAAGTCGGTCCGTCCGAAGTGGCGCGCGCCGCGCGCGCGTTCAACGCGATGCAGGACCGGATTGCCACGTATATGACCGAGCGCATGCAGATTCTCGCGGCGATTTCGCACGATCTGCAGACGCCGATTACGCGCATGCGCCTGCGCGTCGACACGATGGACAACGAGACCGAGGCCCCGAAGCTGCGCCAGGATCTGCAGGAAATGGAAGCGCTGGTCAAGGAAGGGGTGACTTATGCACGCACGATGCAGGGCACGACTGAGGTGCCGCGCCGCATCGATCCCGATGCGCTGTTCGACAGCCTCGTGTGCGATTACGTCGACGCCGGGCAAAGCGTGTCCTTGCAGGGCCACTTCGGCCAGTCGCTGACGCTACGTCCGCAGGCATTGCGGCGCATCGTCGGCAATCTGGTCGATAACGCGTTGAAGTTCGGCGGCGCCGCGCAGATCGATATCGGCACGTTGCACGATGGCGAAGCTACCGTGTCGGTGCTCGATCGCGGTCCCGGCATTCCGGCCGAGTCGCTGGAGACGGTGTTCGAGCCGTTCGTTCGACTTGAAGGGTCGCGCAACCGTCAAACGGGCGGAACGGGGCTGGGGCTGGCGATCGCGCGGCAACTCGCGCTCGCGATGGACGCGACGCTCACGCTGCACAACCGCGTCGGCGGCGGACTGGAAGCGCGGCTCACGTTGAGGAAGTTGCGCGAGTCATAG